Genomic window (Subtercola endophyticus):
CGTTCAATAGGCACCACTGCTGCCAACGACAGCCCTCGCGGTTTTCATGAGTATGACAAAATCGCCTACCATCGACCAGTTCTCGACATAGTAAAGGTCAAGTCGAACGGAGTCTTCCCAAGACAAGTCCGACCGCCCGCTCACCTGCCAGAGGCCCGTGATTCCGGGCTTCATCAAGAATCTGCGATGTACGTGCGACTCGTAGAGGTCAACTTCCTTCTGCAAGGGTGGTCGCGGGCCGATCAACGACATGTCGCCACGAAGCACATTGAACAGCTGCGGCAACTCGTCCAGCGAGTACCGCCTGAGCACCTTTCCGATGGGGGTGACTCGCGGGTCGTCCTTCATCTTGAAAAGAATCGAGTTGCCTTCCGAGCGATCTTCTTGCTCGAGATCGGCGAGCAAGGCTTCGGCATTCGGCACCATAGAGCGAAACTTGAGCATGTCGAAATGGGTTCCATTCAACCCGACTCGTTCCTGCCGAAAGAACACTCCGCCCGGCGTACTCAAGCGAACGATCATGGCCAGACCGAGCAATATGGGGCCGAGGACGGTGATCAGTAGCGCTGACGACGCTACATCGAAAAGCCGCTTCTGGTATCGCTTGAAACCCTCGTAACGCGGCGTTTCTACGTGGATGAGCGGAAGACCCGCCACCGGCCGGGTGTGCAGCCTGGGGCCACCGATGTCGGTGAGACTCGGAGCAACGACGAGGTGCTGACGACCGGGTTCCAGAGACCAGCTGAGTTCGCGAATGCGAGCCGGCGACAATTCGTCCGAACTCGTGATCACAACGGTGTCGGCTCCGGTCGCAGCAATCGCCGGCCCGATCAGATCGACGCTTCCTGCAACGGGAATGTCTGTACCAGGCAAGTAATCCGCCACCAAGCCGCTCGGAATACACGCGCCCACGACTCGGTATCCCGCCTCTGGGTACCGAGCGAGCTCTTTAGCCGTGTGCAGCGCAGTTATCTCGGAGCCGACGAGAAGAACATTAGCGGAATACTCACCGCGGCGACGTTTGCCCTTCAGCCACCGTCTCCACATGAGCCGCGTGAAGAGTAACGCCAGCGCACCAAGAGGAAGGGCGATGACGAAATAGCCACGACTGAAATCGATCTGAAAGAGAAACGCGATGATCGCGAACAGTCCGAACAGCCGAAGGGTGGCATCAACGATGATCTTGTACTCGACAGATCCGGTGCCGACCACCCGGTCGCCGCGCGAACCGTAAACTCCGAGGATGACCATCCACGACACGATGAGCACGAGAGAGATCGCGGAATATGTTCCCAGTGAGATGTCACCCACACCGCCGGCATAGTGGGTTGCGTCTCCTGCGTCGAATCCGAACCAGACCACCTGCGTGACGACTGTGGCGACCGTAATGGCGACGAGGTCTGTCACGATCAAACGAATGGCGTAGCCCATGCGCCAATCTGTCGCGCGAGAAAGGCTCGCATTAGCGACGCGGGGAGTGTCGGCCTGCTCGGCTTCGCGCGTCATGCGATGGCGGGCTTGCGCTTTTTCGCGCGCTTCGCTTCGGTTTTTTCCTTTTTCGACTGCTCGTTGTCAACACCGTACCCGTACCCATATCCGTATCCATACCGGCCATAGCCGTAGGAGTCGGGTCCCTTCGTCGGCAACATCGTCAGAACGATGCCAGCGATACTCGAACCCACATTCTGGAGTGCAGCGATCGAACCCTTCAGCTGACCACGGTGAACACGCCCCGAGCCGACCATGACGAGCGCTCCGCCAGTGTGCTTAGCGAGAATAGCTGCGTCAGTGACAGGCAAGAGAGGCGGGGCGTCGAAGAGAACTAGGTCGTAATCTTTCTCGAGCTGAGCGATCAATTCGATCATCGCCGACGAACCCAGAAGCTCGCTAGGGTTCGGTGGAATTCGCCCGGCCGGCAGAACGTCGAGGGAATGTGTTCCCCATCGCTGAACGACCTCAGCCAATTCGACTCTGCCCACCAAGACGTCGGTCAGACCGGCGCCACCCTCAAGACCCATATATTCAGCGAGCTTCGGTTTTCGAAGATCGGCGTCGATGATGATGACACGTGTACCGGCCGCGGCAGTAACGATGGCCAGGTTCGCCGACGACGTACTCTTTCCCTCACCCGGCACTGATGACGTGATCACATAACTGCGAGGCCTGTTCGTGGCAACTATGAACTGAAGATTCGTTCTAAGCGTTCGAAACGACTCGGCGCGTGGGCTACGCGGGTCGTCCTGCACAACCAACGGTCGCTCCGTGGTTTTGGAGTCGTACGCGATGCCTCCAAGGATAGGGGCGTTGGAAACCAGTTCGACGTCATGCTCGTTGCGTACCCGCGTGTCAAGCGCATATCGAAGGATCGCCACCACAACGCCGAGCACAAGCCCGATGATTGCACCGATCAGGATGTTGATACGGGTGTTCGGCGAGTAGGGACTGGTTGGAACGAGAGCCTGTTGAAGCACTGTGATCTTGACAGGTGATACACCCGTTGAATCAACGGGCACAATCTTCGCGACGGTGGCCTCGAAGCTGGCTGCGATCGCATTTGCCACCTCTGCCGCGAGCTCCGGCGACGGGTCGGATACGCCGATTTCGACAACGACTGTTCCGACTGTCGTAGTGGCGGAGACATGATCGGCCAGGCTTTGGGCGTTTGTTTTCAGTCCGAGCTGATCGATTACCGGCTGGAGCACCGCCGGGGTGGCGATGATGTCAGCGTATGACTTGACCTGTCCTTGGGTGAAGTTGCTTCCCTGAGTGAGTTCGGTCACCGTTCCGGCCGACTGCACCGAAACGAAGACTTTGCTCGAAGCGGAGTACTGCGGCACCGCGAGTATCGAGAACAGGGATCCCACGGCGATCCCGACGAGAACGAGGGCCAGAATAATGACCCAGCCCTTGCGGAGAATCCTCAGGTAATCGCGAAGCTCCAAGTGTTCTGCCTTCCATCGTGTGCGTCAAAGCAGTGATGCTCGCTTTGCTGCACCTCAACTCAAACGTAAATTCGTTTCCAACGCGTTACAGGATCGCGATTATCGCGATCAATTGCCCCTCTAATGTAAAATTCTTACCCCGATCGACGATTTCTCGGTTGCATGTCTCAGAAGTTTTGCGGTGGTGCAAGCAGCCGGTGAGAGTTGACTCAGGGATTCTGAATAGATTTCTGCGCCTCGACGATAAGGGTCAACGACATCGTCATCGCTCGGAGCGTCAATCTGTCCGGTCACACCGCGCCTGATCGTTACGAGTTTGATTACTGCGATCAACTTCTCGCGAGTCGTCGTGAGTGGATTGGTCGTAGCAAGTACCTCGTCATCGGAGATGTCCGCGGCAAGCCTTGCGAATTCTCGAAGGGTGAAGGTCACGCTGACCTTGCGCGGCACGAGCTGAACGATCTCCTTGCGATGAGCGCGCGAGAGCGCCAGCAGCAGATCGGCCGATTCGACATAGGACTCCGTGAGATACCTTGCGCGGTGCGCCGAGGGGTCGAGACCGAGGCCACGAGCGATTTCGGCAGCTTCTGGAGTCATCGCGTCGCCTTCCCCCGCGAATGTTCCCGCGCTCGACACGGAAAAGACGTCAGGCCGCGCGAGTTCTGCACGCAAGATCAACTCTGTGAGAGGAGATCGGATGATATTTCCGGAACAGACTGTCAGAATCGAAAAATCCGGCACATTACCCCCATTTCGGGCACAAGATCGACGTTTCTGCAAGCATAGGCCACAGACCGAGACGCCTCGAACGGCGTCTCGGTGACTAAATTGCGAACATCCTACGGCTGATCGTCGAAACGGCGATTTCGATCATATCTGCCACCTGCCGGTGCACGGCGTCGCCTCGACGGTACGGATCTGGAATGTCGTCATCACTCGCATTTGCGGCGAGGGAGGAGCGAACCGCAGAAGCTCGCCCGACCGTCACGACGCCTCTGCGAGCGACACTCTCACCTGCGCTGACGACTTCGGGTACCTCCTCGAGGATTCGGGCGAACTCTCGAACGGTGAAGGTTCGATGAAGAAGGGCCGGATAGCGCTTCACGAGATCGACTTGCTGCTCCCGGGTCATTGTCAGAAGCACATTGGCCCCCATGCTGATGGTCCGATCGAGAACCCTGCTTTCAGCGCCAGCGATCTGAGCTCCCAAACGCAACCCTTCGCTTGCCGCCGTCTCGTCCATGGCCACGCCATTTATCGTCTGGAGACCCGCGCTCTCCACGCGAATCGTCTGCCGGTCAGCGACTTCGAGCGTCGTGAGCTTCGAGGTAAGCAATCGCTCCGCTAATGGAGAACGGCAGATGTTGCCGGTGCAGACGAACAGAAACGTGAAGGAATCATCGTCGATGACTGACTGAATCGGCCGCGACGACCGACGTGACAAGGGTTGCGACGCCGGGCTCGCATGCGATCCCATGAGCGGCCGGCTCAGTTCGAATCAGTGCCCGTGCGAATGGGCACGACGTTATTTACGACTTCGACAGTGTCTTCGTGCTCGAGGCGAGGTGTGGCATGCTTCGTCTTCTTGCTGTCTTTGCCGTAATACGAACCGTAGTAATAGCCGTAACCCCGACCGAGGGCACCCTTCGTCGGAACACGGTTCAGAATTACGCCCAGTGTCTTACCTGACGTCTTGGCAATATTCGCTAGCGCCTTCGTCAATTCATCAGTAGTCGTCTTTCCGGCCGAAACTACCACTATGGCACCGTCGGTGCGCGCCGAGAGAACGGCGGCATCGGTCACTGGCAGGAGGGGTGGGGCGTCCACGAGCACCATCGCGTCGCGAGCGAGCTCGTGCAGCAACACATTCATGCCTTGAGATCCGAGCAACTCACTGGGGTTCGGCGGAATGGAACCTGCGCCCAACACGAGAAGGTTGCCCGAAGTTCCCCAGGGCTGGAGTACATCCTGTATCTCAGCCTTACCGATGAGGAGATCAGTGATTCCGACACCAGGCACGATGCCGAATGCCGATGTGACGGATGGTTTGCGGAGGTCGCCGTCAACGACGATTACCTTCTGGCCGGCCGCGGCCAATGTGACGGCCAGGTTGGCCGTCACCGTCGATTTGCCGTCGTTCGGCAGTGGGCTCGTGACGACAATGATTCGAGGCGGATTGTCGACATTCATGAATTGCAGGTTGGTGCGCAGTTCACGCAGCGCTTCGGGCAGTGCATGGCTGCCCGACTGCGAAGCATAGTCGGTGGTGTCGGCCTCCGGTACGATGCGGTTCTCATCATCAAGCCGCCTGTCTTTCGGAAGGCTGCCGATGACAGAGAGCCCAAACTGCCGTTCGATCGATTCCGACGTGCGGATGCGCCGGTCGAGCAGGTTTCGCACGACCGCGTATACGAGCCCCAGAATCAGGCCGATGAGCGCTCCCAGTGCGACCGCCAGCTTCACATTGGGGGAAACCGGGCTGGTAGGAACGATTGCGGACTCGACCGGCTGAAGAAAGATGGAGCCAATCGTCGAATCCGACGTCGAGCCGGGGCTGGCACTGTCGGTCTCGATGACTTTGATTTGTGCAGCGAGTGCTGTTATCCACGCGTCTGCGAGATCTTTCGCTCCCTGAGCGGTTGAGGCCGTGGCACTCACATCGATCGTCGGTGTGTCTTTGACGTTGGTGACTGTCACGTGCGATACCAAGGTCTCGGGTGAGGTGGATAGACCGAGGGATTGGATGACGAGCTGGGCGACAGCCCGAGATTCACCCACATTGACGTACGTCGGAGCCTTCGACTTCGCCAGCGAATCAGCCACCGACGTTGTTCCGACGTCGTTGCTCGCCGTCACCAGCGAAACGATTCCGCTCGAGTTGGCCGCGTAGACCTTCGGCTGAGTGAACGTCCAGCCGAAGGCGACGACCGCGCCGAGAACGGTGATCAGAATGATTCCGACCCAATGCGCGCGCAACACGCGCAGATAATCAGATAACTCCATGTCAATCCCCTTGTTGGCGGCATCTCATCAGGCGAACGCGAGCCGGTCTAGGCACGTCTCTGAATCGACGGGCTAAATTAGCGCAGTTCGTAAACAATACCTCCCGGAAACACGCGTTGCGTCACCAAACATCAGTCGATGACGCAATCGCGATCACGTCGAAGGCGATCAATTCATCGCCGTGACGAGGGTCAGCTCAGGCTCAAGCCAAGCGCCGAAACGTCGTCGCTGTCGGAATCGAGTGTGATGCCGAGTACCGGCTTGGTGCTTCCTACAGGGGCATTCCAAGTGACCGTCGGCATGGTCACGACTACACCGTTCGTCACCGCCGTGTGAGAGAAGATGTAGACCTGCGTGACGGTGTTGGCCGAAACGAGCGCCCATCCCGCGCTGATGTAGGCCGCAGTGCTGATTGTGGTCGACCAGATCGTCGGCTTGTTGTTGTAGACCGTGAGGGTGAGGTTGCCCGAGTTCTGGCCAGCGACGCCCGCGCTGTTGTAGGTCATCGACCCATTGACATAGGTAGCGGTTCGAGGTGACGCGCTCGTGCCGGTCGCGGAGATCGTGCCCGTCAAGTAGGCCGTCGGGCTGTCGATGACGACGCTGGCAGCGGCCAGCGGGGTAGATACGGCGAGTGCGACGACGGGCACGGCCCACGCAGCGCCGGTCGCGACCTGGCGGCGGGTGAGGCCCTTCTTCGGGGCCTCGGTGGTTTCGATGTCGATGTCAGACGTGCTGTGGTTTTCCACGTGACTGGCCTTTCTTCGTAGGTTCGTTTTAGGTGCGGTGCTGGTGCTTGATCTTGAGTTCTAAGCAGACGCACGAGAAATTACGATGCTGCGGCGGCACTCCCCCACAAGCTGCTTCGTCGCATGTTGCTGCAGTAGGAAACTAGCAGATCGGGGGCGGCAAATTCGAGCCAAACGTTAATTCGACGTTACGAAAGTCGAATAATGAAGTACAATTCCGCGACTTGCACCCCGAAGGGGGGTACTTGACGCGCAATGTTAGACAAGTTGACGCGAAATGGTGTTTTCAGAAGGTAAAGGTGAGGTGGGCGGCATCCGCGGTCAGCTCGTCAGTGACCCCGGCAAAAGCGAACTGTAGAAGGCCGACGAAGGGAGCTGCACGAGACGCAAGACCGCGATCCGAAGCCACGATGCAATGCAAGGTTCCGCACATGGCGGTGTCGGTTGTCTCGAACGAGAGCGAGATGTCGCGACGGTTGATGGAGGGCTGGTCGACGAGAAACGCGATGACGGCACGCACGGCGGCACGTTGCTGTTCGGAGAGGCGACGGGAGAGGTGGTCGGGGTCGACGAATGATCCGACGACGTCTTCGAGGGGCTCGATCGAGAGGTTCGAGACGATGGAGGCTCGCAAGCGCGTCTGCAGTTCGGCAGCTTTGTCGATGTCGGCCTGGGTGAGGGCATCCTGAGCCTTGAGCTCTCTGAAGAATGGCAGAACCTCGCTGCGCAGGGCACGGATGTCGCGGCCGAGAAACTCTTCGATGGCCTCACGGCGGTCGGCCTGGTCACGGCGGTCTCGGGCTGCAGCGGCCGCGGCGCGATCGGCGGTCAGGCCCGAGATGAGGTAACCGGCGTAGATGGCAGAGCCGATTCCGATGGCGAGAATGGGGGTGCCGACGATCGAGAGTGAGATGAAGTAGGAGCCGGCAGCACGAGTGGCTTCGACGATGACGGTGGTGACGCTGACAAG
Coding sequences:
- a CDS encoding polysaccharide biosynthesis tyrosine autokinase, which codes for MELSDYLRVLRAHWVGIILITVLGAVVAFGWTFTQPKVYAANSSGIVSLVTASNDVGTTSVADSLAKSKAPTYVNVGESRAVAQLVIQSLGLSTSPETLVSHVTVTNVKDTPTIDVSATASTAQGAKDLADAWITALAAQIKVIETDSASPGSTSDSTIGSIFLQPVESAIVPTSPVSPNVKLAVALGALIGLILGLVYAVVRNLLDRRIRTSESIERQFGLSVIGSLPKDRRLDDENRIVPEADTTDYASQSGSHALPEALRELRTNLQFMNVDNPPRIIVVTSPLPNDGKSTVTANLAVTLAAAGQKVIVVDGDLRKPSVTSAFGIVPGVGITDLLIGKAEIQDVLQPWGTSGNLLVLGAGSIPPNPSELLGSQGMNVLLHELARDAMVLVDAPPLLPVTDAAVLSARTDGAIVVVSAGKTTTDELTKALANIAKTSGKTLGVILNRVPTKGALGRGYGYYYGSYYGKDSKKTKHATPRLEHEDTVEVVNNVVPIRTGTDSN
- a CDS encoding sugar transferase gives rise to the protein MGYAIRLIVTDLVAITVATVVTQVVWFGFDAGDATHYAGGVGDISLGTYSAISLVLIVSWMVILGVYGSRGDRVVGTGSVEYKIIVDATLRLFGLFAIIAFLFQIDFSRGYFVIALPLGALALLFTRLMWRRWLKGKRRRGEYSANVLLVGSEITALHTAKELARYPEAGYRVVGACIPSGLVADYLPGTDIPVAGSVDLIGPAIAATGADTVVITSSDELSPARIRELSWSLEPGRQHLVVAPSLTDIGGPRLHTRPVAGLPLIHVETPRYEGFKRYQKRLFDVASSALLITVLGPILLGLAMIVRLSTPGGVFFRQERVGLNGTHFDMLKFRSMVPNAEALLADLEQEDRSEGNSILFKMKDDPRVTPIGKVLRRYSLDELPQLFNVLRGDMSLIGPRPPLQKEVDLYESHVHRRFLMKPGITGLWQVSGRSDLSWEDSVRLDLYYVENWSMVGDFVILMKTARAVVGSSGAY
- a CDS encoding arsenate reductase/protein-tyrosine-phosphatase family protein, with product MGSHASPASQPLSRRSSRPIQSVIDDDSFTFLFVCTGNICRSPLAERLLTSKLTTLEVADRQTIRVESAGLQTINGVAMDETAASEGLRLGAQIAGAESRVLDRTISMGANVLLTMTREQQVDLVKRYPALLHRTFTVREFARILEEVPEVVSAGESVARRGVVTVGRASAVRSSLAANASDDDIPDPYRRGDAVHRQVADMIEIAVSTISRRMFAI
- a CDS encoding polysaccharide biosynthesis tyrosine autokinase; the encoded protein is MELRDYLRILRKGWVIILALVLVGIAVGSLFSILAVPQYSASSKVFVSVQSAGTVTELTQGSNFTQGQVKSYADIIATPAVLQPVIDQLGLKTNAQSLADHVSATTTVGTVVVEIGVSDPSPELAAEVANAIAASFEATVAKIVPVDSTGVSPVKITVLQQALVPTSPYSPNTRINILIGAIIGLVLGVVVAILRYALDTRVRNEHDVELVSNAPILGGIAYDSKTTERPLVVQDDPRSPRAESFRTLRTNLQFIVATNRPRSYVITSSVPGEGKSTSSANLAIVTAAAGTRVIIIDADLRKPKLAEYMGLEGGAGLTDVLVGRVELAEVVQRWGTHSLDVLPAGRIPPNPSELLGSSAMIELIAQLEKDYDLVLFDAPPLLPVTDAAILAKHTGGALVMVGSGRVHRGQLKGSIAALQNVGSSIAGIVLTMLPTKGPDSYGYGRYGYGYGYGYGVDNEQSKKEKTEAKRAKKRKPAIA
- a CDS encoding arsenate reductase/protein-tyrosine-phosphatase family protein, whose protein sequence is MPDFSILTVCSGNIIRSPLTELILRAELARPDVFSVSSAGTFAGEGDAMTPEAAEIARGLGLDPSAHRARYLTESYVESADLLLALSRAHRKEIVQLVPRKVSVTFTLREFARLAADISDDEVLATTNPLTTTREKLIAVIKLVTIRRGVTGQIDAPSDDDVVDPYRRGAEIYSESLSQLSPAACTTAKLLRHATEKSSIGVRILH